Proteins encoded within one genomic window of Bacillus thuringiensis:
- the nbaC gene encoding 3-hydroxyanthranilate 3,4-dioxygenase, with product MSKTLQSFNLLKWIDENKELLKPPVNNKVIWQDSEFIAMILGGPNRRRDFHVDPSDEFFYQIKGECYVECITEEGKREVVTVKEGDVFMLPAMVPHSPHRVANTYGLVIERKRSQGELEDFVWFCDECNHEMHRVRVQLNDIEKQVKEAIHSFNSNKEIRACKNCGHIMPEEVEEWKCE from the coding sequence ATGTCTAAAACATTGCAATCTTTTAATTTACTAAAATGGATTGATGAGAATAAGGAGTTATTGAAGCCACCAGTAAATAACAAAGTTATTTGGCAAGATTCAGAGTTTATCGCCATGATATTAGGTGGTCCAAATAGAAGACGTGATTTCCACGTAGATCCTTCAGATGAATTTTTCTATCAAATTAAAGGTGAATGTTATGTGGAATGTATTACAGAGGAAGGTAAGCGGGAAGTCGTCACAGTAAAAGAAGGGGATGTATTTATGCTACCAGCTATGGTGCCGCATTCACCACATCGCGTCGCTAACACATATGGGCTCGTAATTGAAAGAAAACGTAGCCAAGGAGAACTTGAGGATTTCGTTTGGTTCTGTGACGAGTGTAATCATGAAATGCATCGTGTACGTGTCCAATTAAATGATATTGAAAAACAAGTAAAAGAAGCGATTCATAGTTTTAATTCAAATAAAGAAATTCGAGCATGTAAAAACTGCGGTCATATTATGCCAGAGGAAGTGGAGGAATGGAAGTGCGAATAG
- a CDS encoding IclR family transcriptional regulator, with protein sequence MIASISKICKILNCFTSDEPVLGNSEIAEKLNMNASTVHHLVRTLCAEGMLIQDEQRKYRLGWKLLEWGNQVMFQQEIYSGAIPLVEELVRNFSGTVHIGMFDRGDVVFILKVSSKESVQISTHVGSREPAYCTSTGKVLLSFHSSPLEYTSEKGLLPKAPNTITCVKQFQTELQKIRKQGYSISDNENEHGLYGIAAPIRSYTGRTIAALNIVGPISYMQGSNREIIIQSVMNTANLISKEFGYLEI encoded by the coding sequence TTGATCGCTTCTATCAGTAAAATTTGCAAAATTCTAAATTGTTTTACGAGTGATGAGCCTGTGCTAGGTAATTCGGAAATAGCGGAAAAGCTAAATATGAATGCAAGTACGGTTCACCATCTTGTTCGTACGTTGTGTGCAGAAGGAATGCTCATACAAGATGAGCAAAGAAAATATAGATTAGGTTGGAAATTGTTAGAGTGGGGAAATCAAGTCATGTTTCAGCAAGAGATTTATAGTGGAGCGATTCCACTTGTTGAAGAGCTTGTAAGAAATTTTAGTGGCACCGTGCACATCGGTATGTTTGATCGTGGTGATGTTGTATTTATATTGAAAGTTTCATCAAAGGAGTCCGTTCAAATTTCAACACATGTTGGATCAAGAGAACCTGCGTATTGTACAAGCACAGGGAAAGTATTGCTTTCATTTCATTCATCTCCCTTAGAATATACTTCAGAAAAAGGGCTTTTACCGAAAGCGCCTAATACAATTACTTGCGTCAAACAATTCCAGACAGAGTTACAGAAGATTCGTAAACAAGGTTATTCAATTAGTGATAACGAAAATGAGCATGGTCTTTATGGGATTGCAGCTCCTATTCGATCTTATACTGGGAGAACCATTGCGGCGCTTAATATTGTTGGACCTATATCGTATATGCAAGGAAGTAACCGTGAAATCATAATTCAAAGTGTAATGAATACGGCAAATTTGATTTCCAAGGAATTTGGTTATTTGGAAATTTAA
- a CDS encoding amidohydrolase family protein, with protein MEVRIDFHTHIIPETFPDFEEKFGGGRWPILNRTCTCGASIMVGGKNFRDVTDQVWCPKKRIEDMDREGVDIQVLSPIPVTFSYWAKPEEAESMARIQNDFIAETVLAYPDRFVGLGTVPMQDGETAIREMERCITELNLHGIEIGTNVNGKNLDDPSFIEFFRMAEKWQVPIFIHPWETLGRDRMPHHNFMYTVGMPSETALAAATLIWSGIMEKFPRLKVCFAHGGGSFPYILPRLDQGWKVWPHLRLTTHPPSYYAKKFYFDSLNYDPINLKYMIERFGHEKIFMGSDYPFLLREVDPGKVIDETASLSEEQKAAMLGGNAAEFLNIDIKKRGVAYAESTNT; from the coding sequence ATGGAAGTGCGAATAGATTTTCATACACATATTATTCCTGAAACTTTTCCAGATTTTGAAGAGAAGTTTGGTGGCGGTCGTTGGCCGATATTAAATCGGACTTGTACATGTGGTGCAAGTATTATGGTTGGAGGTAAAAATTTTCGTGACGTGACAGACCAAGTATGGTGTCCTAAGAAAAGAATTGAAGATATGGATCGTGAAGGTGTTGATATTCAAGTTTTATCGCCAATCCCAGTTACATTTTCATATTGGGCAAAACCAGAGGAAGCTGAAAGTATGGCACGTATTCAAAATGATTTTATTGCAGAAACAGTTTTAGCATATCCAGATCGTTTTGTAGGGTTAGGAACGGTTCCGATGCAAGATGGAGAAACTGCAATTCGTGAAATGGAGCGTTGCATAACGGAATTAAATTTACATGGTATTGAAATTGGTACAAATGTAAATGGTAAAAATTTAGATGACCCATCGTTTATTGAATTCTTTCGAATGGCTGAAAAATGGCAAGTTCCAATTTTTATTCATCCATGGGAGACATTAGGGCGGGATAGAATGCCACATCATAATTTTATGTACACAGTAGGGATGCCGAGTGAAACGGCACTTGCGGCAGCTACATTAATATGGAGTGGGATAATGGAGAAGTTTCCACGGCTAAAGGTTTGTTTTGCGCATGGCGGCGGATCTTTCCCATATATTTTGCCAAGGTTAGATCAAGGCTGGAAAGTATGGCCGCATTTACGATTGACTACGCATCCTCCTAGTTATTATGCAAAGAAATTTTATTTTGATTCTTTAAATTATGATCCTATTAATTTGAAATATATGATTGAAAGATTTGGGCATGAAAAGATTTTCATGGGTTCAGATTATCCGTTTTTATTGCGAGAAGTTGACCCGGGAAAGGTGATTGATGAAACAGCCAGTTTATCAGAGGAACAAAAGGCAGCGATGCTTGGGGGAAATGCTGCGGAATTTTTAAATATTGATATAAAAAAACGAGGTGTAGCATATGCAGAGAGTACAAACACCTGA
- a CDS encoding FAD synthetase family protein encodes MSIIYIHEQCIPELTKSIVSIGAFDGVHKGHQAVIKNAVEKTKALKITNVVYTFDPPPRSYFQGAQVLTPIDEKVKRIQNLGVEHVIVIQFDESYLTKSASCFIQDIKRLSPVEIFIGQDFRFGKNREGNIELLREHFNISIVKDVCCDEGERISSTRIRDYVYHGDLQKSSSLLGWSF; translated from the coding sequence ATGAGTATCATTTATATACATGAGCAGTGTATACCTGAATTAACGAAATCTATTGTTTCAATTGGAGCATTTGATGGTGTGCATAAAGGTCATCAAGCTGTAATTAAAAATGCGGTTGAGAAGACAAAAGCATTAAAGATAACAAATGTTGTGTATACATTTGATCCACCACCACGCTCATATTTTCAAGGTGCGCAAGTATTAACGCCTATTGATGAGAAGGTGAAACGTATTCAAAATCTTGGTGTTGAACATGTGATTGTAATTCAGTTTGATGAGTCTTATTTAACAAAAAGCGCGAGTTGCTTTATTCAAGATATAAAAAGGTTAAGCCCTGTAGAAATTTTTATTGGTCAAGATTTTAGGTTTGGAAAAAATCGTGAGGGAAATATTGAGCTGCTAAGAGAACACTTCAACATTTCTATAGTGAAAGATGTTTGCTGTGATGAAGGTGAGCGAATATCTTCAACGAGAATTAGAGATTATGTCTACCATGGGGATTTGCAAAAGTCTAGCTCTTTACTCGGTTGGTCTTTTTAA
- a CDS encoding 2-keto-4-pentenoate hydratase → MLIKELADELLQAEDSRIGIPPFTERYANLSVEDAYNIQLEVVERKLENGRYVIGKKVGLTSVAMQQMLGVNEPDYGHLLDDMKIENGSTISISSFVSPKIEAEIGFVLEKDLKGPNITYIDVLMATKYVVPTLEIIDSRIADWKIKLVDTVADNGSSAKVVIGNTFSSIDKVDLRTTGMTLYKNNSLIATGAGAAALGHPAQAIAWLANKLHEFNIGLKAGELILPGALSGAVSVNSKDSIQADFGSLGSVSVTFI, encoded by the coding sequence TTGTTAATTAAAGAATTAGCTGATGAACTATTACAGGCTGAAGATTCACGTATAGGGATACCTCCTTTTACTGAAAGATATGCTAATTTATCTGTTGAGGATGCTTATAATATTCAGCTTGAAGTAGTAGAAAGAAAGCTGGAGAACGGGCGTTATGTAATCGGAAAGAAAGTTGGACTTACGAGTGTTGCGATGCAGCAGATGCTTGGGGTAAATGAACCAGATTATGGACATTTGTTAGATGACATGAAGATAGAAAATGGGAGTACAATCTCAATTAGTTCTTTTGTATCTCCGAAAATAGAAGCGGAAATAGGATTTGTTTTAGAGAAGGATTTAAAAGGGCCTAATATTACATACATTGATGTACTGATGGCAACAAAGTATGTTGTACCTACACTTGAAATAATTGACAGTCGTATTGCTGACTGGAAAATTAAATTGGTCGATACAGTAGCGGATAATGGCTCGTCAGCAAAAGTTGTAATTGGTAATACATTCTCTAGCATTGATAAAGTAGATTTACGTACAACTGGAATGACACTTTATAAAAATAATAGTTTAATTGCAACGGGTGCTGGCGCGGCCGCATTAGGGCATCCTGCACAAGCTATTGCTTGGTTAGCTAATAAACTACATGAATTTAATATTGGATTAAAAGCAGGAGAGTTAATTTTACCAGGTGCGTTATCTGGTGCAGTCTCAGTGAATAGTAAAGATAGCATTCAAGCTGACTTCGGTTCACTCGGATCGGTTTCTGTTACATTCATATAG
- a CDS encoding RidA family protein gives MQRVQTPEDKLSELGITLPAIRPAVGNYVSCVRVGNLLFTAGQGVDEYHGKLGKDISIDEGYKAARQSMLNLLSVVRNELGDLNKVKRIVKILGFVNSTEDFINQPKVMNGASDVLVDIFGEKGKHARSAVGMAQLPNNTTIEIEMVLEIEE, from the coding sequence ATGCAGAGAGTACAAACACCTGAGGATAAACTAAGTGAATTGGGAATTACACTACCAGCTATTCGCCCAGCAGTTGGAAATTATGTTAGTTGTGTAAGAGTAGGTAACTTACTATTTACTGCTGGACAAGGTGTAGATGAGTATCACGGGAAATTAGGAAAAGATATTTCCATTGATGAAGGATATAAAGCGGCAAGGCAATCGATGTTGAATTTGTTAAGTGTTGTGAGAAATGAACTAGGTGATTTAAATAAGGTAAAACGAATTGTAAAAATACTTGGTTTTGTAAATAGTACAGAAGATTTTATTAATCAGCCAAAAGTAATGAACGGGGCATCGGATGTATTAGTAGATATTTTTGGAGAAAAAGGAAAACATGCTCGTTCTGCAGTCGGTATGGCTCAGTTACCTAATAATACAACAATTGAAATTGAGATGGTTTTAGAAATTGAGGAATAG
- a CDS encoding 4-hydroxyphenylacetate 3-hydroxylase family protein, which translates to MAIRTGEQYIEGLRKRNPEIWIGGRKVTDVVNEDVFREPILQIANLYDMQHNPEYQDKITHICEETGERVSNAFLVPKNYEDLKVRRELFEVWAKATYGLMGRTPDFLNVTVTSMASNSWFFEKFNPEWGANIKNYYKHIRDNDLFLTHAIINPQNDRSKASHQQEDETMHLGVVSETAEGMYVSGAKMLATLAPITDEVIIYSYPSFRPGDERHAISFAVPIDAPGLRILCREPMQDGKRSLFDHPLASRFEEMDALLVFHNVFIPWDKVFIYQSVEAGNQLYPKTGIGHQPAHQSGVRGLVKLSFAAEVAMKLADSIGVDGFLNVQNQLAELMQDVETIRALLQVAEYEYETNSYGEVIPARLPLDTIRSLLPKMYPRAIEIIQTIGAGGLLMSPTGADFMNPEIHDDMQKYYIGREGVSSEERVRLFKLAWDLCGEAFGQRLLQYERYYSGDPVRKMGMFYNAYKKQQTFSLVNNALQSSSSEGALS; encoded by the coding sequence ATGGCAATTAGAACAGGGGAACAGTATATTGAAGGATTGAGAAAAAGAAATCCTGAAATTTGGATTGGAGGAAGAAAAGTAACGGATGTAGTAAATGAAGATGTTTTTCGTGAACCAATTTTACAAATTGCGAACTTATATGATATGCAGCACAATCCAGAATATCAAGATAAGATTACTCATATATGCGAAGAGACAGGAGAAAGGGTATCTAATGCATTTTTAGTACCGAAAAATTATGAAGATTTAAAAGTACGCCGTGAATTATTTGAAGTGTGGGCAAAAGCTACTTATGGTTTAATGGGTAGAACACCTGACTTTTTAAATGTAACGGTTACTTCGATGGCAAGTAATTCGTGGTTTTTTGAGAAGTTTAATCCAGAATGGGGAGCGAATATAAAAAATTATTATAAACATATAAGGGATAATGATTTGTTTTTAACACACGCAATTATTAATCCACAAAATGATCGGAGTAAGGCTTCCCATCAACAAGAAGATGAAACGATGCATTTAGGGGTAGTAAGTGAAACAGCGGAAGGGATGTATGTTAGTGGTGCTAAAATGTTAGCGACACTGGCGCCGATTACGGATGAGGTAATAATATATTCCTATCCAAGCTTTAGGCCAGGTGATGAACGTCATGCAATTTCTTTTGCAGTTCCAATTGACGCACCAGGTCTAAGAATTCTATGTCGTGAGCCAATGCAAGATGGAAAACGATCTCTATTTGATCATCCACTTGCATCAAGGTTTGAGGAAATGGATGCATTACTAGTATTTCATAATGTGTTTATCCCGTGGGATAAAGTATTTATTTATCAAAGTGTGGAAGCTGGGAATCAATTGTATCCTAAAACCGGAATTGGTCATCAACCAGCGCATCAATCTGGGGTAAGAGGGTTAGTAAAACTATCTTTTGCTGCTGAAGTAGCTATGAAATTAGCAGATTCGATTGGCGTAGATGGGTTTTTAAATGTACAAAACCAGTTAGCAGAGCTTATGCAAGATGTCGAAACGATACGTGCTCTCCTGCAAGTAGCTGAATATGAGTATGAAACGAATTCATATGGAGAAGTTATTCCTGCGAGGTTGCCGCTTGATACGATACGCAGTTTATTACCTAAGATGTATCCACGGGCTATTGAAATTATTCAAACTATAGGTGCTGGTGGATTATTAATGTCACCGACAGGTGCTGATTTTATGAATCCCGAGATTCATGATGATATGCAAAAGTATTATATCGGGCGTGAAGGAGTATCCTCTGAGGAACGGGTTCGTTTGTTTAAATTAGCATGGGACTTATGTGGTGAGGCTTTTGGACAACGGTTATTACAATATGAGCGTTATTATTCTGGAGATCCGGTGCGTAAAATGGGAATGTTTTATAATGCGTACAAAAAACAACAAACTTTTTCACTTGTGAACAATGCATTGCAATCGAGTTCATCTGAAGGAGCTTTAAGTTAA
- a CDS encoding NfeD family protein: MAAWVIWFIIAGILFIAEMLSITFYMLWLGIGAVVGGLIALFAPEALLLQVVAGAIVSLTLTFFTKRISKNFREAKGFTDTVDLLVGKKGIIMRAITKEANGIVKVDGDTWTAIADDPIDAGEKVIVIKRHSTILQVKKESE; encoded by the coding sequence ATGGCTGCTTGGGTAATTTGGTTTATAATAGCTGGTATTTTATTTATTGCAGAAATGTTGTCGATTACGTTTTACATGCTTTGGCTTGGAATTGGAGCTGTTGTCGGAGGTCTTATTGCTTTATTTGCTCCTGAAGCACTACTGTTACAAGTTGTTGCTGGTGCGATTGTAAGTTTAACATTGACTTTCTTTACGAAAAGAATTTCAAAAAACTTTCGAGAAGCAAAAGGTTTTACTGATACAGTAGATTTGCTTGTCGGTAAAAAAGGTATTATTATGCGAGCGATTACAAAAGAAGCGAATGGTATTGTGAAGGTGGATGGAGATACTTGGACAGCTATTGCAGATGATCCAATTGATGCTGGAGAAAAGGTTATTGTTATAAAGAGGCATAGTACTATATTACAAGTGAAAAAGGAGAGTGAATAA
- a CDS encoding aldehyde dehydrogenase, whose translation MNKELLADKLKVKDAKLFIDGQYVDSVCGETFDTFNPATNRKLASIAKANEEDTKRAIDVAERTFKSGIWSKMPVEERSNILCKMSDLIMERVEELAYIETLDVGKPIKESKGFDIPRSAHNFRFFAEMAKYMVHEHYDKHNFMSYAKYAPAGVTSLIIPWNLPFMQMTWKASAALASGNTVVVKPASYTPLSAVMLGEIANDAGLPPGVLNIITGPGNTVGTKMTTHPAIRRISFVGESNTGKTIMRNASENLIPVSLELGGKSANIVFEDADLDEAVQGSIEAIYRNQGEICLAGSRLLVQESVYEQFLEKFVAAVKRIKVGDPLSEDTDMGALVSKSHLETVDSYVEIGISEGAKLAYGGKRVESLVEGNFYEPTILYDVDNSMRVAQEEIFGPVLVVIPFKTEEDAIRIANDSIYGLAGVVWTNDLRRAQRVVSQIDSGLLWINCWYVRDLRTPFGGSKASGIGREGGRHSFEFYTEAKTVTMKL comes from the coding sequence ATGAACAAAGAATTATTAGCTGACAAACTAAAAGTGAAAGATGCGAAATTGTTTATTGATGGACAATACGTGGATTCTGTATGTGGTGAAACGTTTGATACATTCAATCCAGCGACGAATAGAAAGCTTGCATCTATTGCAAAGGCAAATGAAGAGGACACCAAAAGAGCAATTGATGTGGCAGAACGTACATTTAAAAGCGGCATTTGGAGTAAAATGCCTGTGGAAGAGCGATCGAATATTTTATGCAAAATGTCGGATTTGATTATGGAAAGAGTGGAGGAACTAGCTTATATAGAAACTCTGGATGTTGGAAAACCGATTAAAGAAAGTAAAGGATTCGATATACCACGTTCGGCTCATAATTTTCGCTTCTTTGCTGAAATGGCTAAATATATGGTGCACGAGCACTATGACAAACATAATTTTATGTCATATGCAAAGTATGCTCCTGCGGGAGTGACAAGTTTAATCATTCCTTGGAATTTGCCATTCATGCAAATGACGTGGAAAGCATCAGCGGCACTTGCTTCTGGTAATACTGTTGTTGTCAAACCGGCCTCTTATACTCCGTTAAGTGCAGTTATGCTTGGTGAAATTGCAAATGATGCAGGACTACCACCAGGTGTACTTAATATTATTACAGGTCCAGGAAATACTGTCGGGACAAAAATGACAACACATCCAGCTATTAGAAGAATTTCATTTGTTGGAGAAAGTAATACAGGCAAGACAATTATGCGTAATGCATCAGAGAACTTAATACCTGTTTCATTAGAATTAGGAGGTAAATCAGCAAATATCGTATTTGAAGATGCGGATTTAGATGAAGCAGTACAAGGCTCAATTGAAGCTATTTATCGGAATCAAGGAGAAATTTGTTTAGCTGGTTCAAGATTACTTGTGCAAGAAAGTGTATATGAACAGTTTTTAGAGAAATTTGTAGCGGCTGTAAAAAGAATAAAAGTTGGAGATCCTCTTTCTGAAGATACAGATATGGGAGCGCTTGTATCCAAATCTCATTTAGAAACAGTTGATAGTTATGTAGAAATAGGAATTTCAGAAGGGGCAAAATTAGCCTATGGTGGAAAAAGAGTAGAGAGTCTAGTAGAAGGAAACTTTTATGAACCTACTATTCTATATGATGTTGATAACAGTATGCGTGTAGCACAGGAAGAGATATTTGGTCCAGTTCTAGTTGTTATTCCATTTAAAACGGAGGAGGATGCAATTCGCATTGCGAATGATTCCATTTATGGACTAGCTGGAGTTGTTTGGACAAATGATCTTAGACGAGCGCAACGGGTGGTTTCACAAATTGATTCAGGTTTACTATGGATTAATTGTTGGTATGTCCGAGATTTACGTACTCCATTTGGAGGTTCGAAGGCAAGTGGAATTGGTAGAGAAGGTGGACGTCATAGTTTCGAATTTTATACGGAGGCTAAGACGGTAACGATGAAATTATAA
- a CDS encoding SPFH domain-containing protein translates to MVVGLTLTIIFALIVVTFIALTIKIIPQQKVGVVERFGKFQRIMQPGLNLLIPIVDRVRVYHDLRIQQTNVPPQKVITKDNVQVEIDTIIFYQIVEPELATYGISNYEYGVRNITSATMRQIIGKMELDETLSGREKISTEIRLALDEATEKWGVRIERVEVVDINPPKDVQASMEKQMKAERNKRAIILEAEAAKQDKVLRAEGEKQSKILMAEGDKEARIREAEGIKEAKELEAQGEARAIEEIAKAEQNRIELLRAADLDERVLAYKSFESLIEVAKGPANKVFIPSNAIETLGTLGAIGEIFKEKQAKKLPSSDTPKEQ, encoded by the coding sequence ATGGTAGTAGGATTAACATTAACCATTATTTTCGCACTAATTGTTGTTACATTTATCGCATTAACAATTAAGATTATTCCGCAGCAAAAAGTTGGAGTCGTTGAAAGGTTTGGTAAGTTTCAACGTATTATGCAGCCAGGATTAAATTTATTAATACCAATTGTGGATCGCGTTCGTGTATATCACGACTTACGTATTCAACAAACGAATGTACCACCGCAGAAGGTAATTACGAAAGATAATGTACAAGTAGAAATTGATACAATTATTTTCTATCAAATTGTGGAACCAGAACTTGCGACATATGGTATTTCGAACTATGAATATGGTGTTCGTAACATTACTTCTGCAACGATGCGTCAAATTATTGGTAAAATGGAACTTGATGAAACATTATCTGGTCGTGAAAAAATTTCAACAGAAATTCGCTTAGCGCTTGATGAAGCAACAGAAAAATGGGGCGTTCGTATTGAACGTGTTGAAGTAGTAGATATTAACCCACCAAAAGATGTGCAAGCATCAATGGAAAAACAAATGAAAGCAGAACGTAATAAACGTGCGATTATTTTAGAGGCTGAAGCTGCAAAACAAGATAAAGTCCTTCGTGCTGAAGGGGAAAAGCAAAGTAAAATCTTAATGGCTGAAGGTGATAAAGAAGCACGTATTCGAGAAGCTGAAGGTATAAAGGAAGCAAAAGAACTAGAAGCGCAAGGGGAAGCAAGAGCGATTGAGGAAATTGCAAAAGCAGAACAAAATCGAATTGAATTACTTCGTGCAGCAGATTTAGATGAACGCGTACTTGCTTATAAATCATTTGAATCATTGATTGAGGTTGCAAAAGGGCCAGCAAATAAAGTCTTTATTCCGTCTAATGCAATTGAAACACTTGGTACTCTCGGGGCAATTGGAGAAATCTTTAAAGAAAAACAAGCGAAGAAATTGCCTTCTTCAGATACACCAAAAGAACAATAA
- a CDS encoding MFS transporter, whose protein sequence is MQTRSLTYYLGSKICITLADIVYVMIITTHMYITTKSATLTALFPLLQVITNLIANTSSPLIMNRFPSYSLLFTLQWSKTALLFLLMILFPVLSTNIVALFFFIFFISLCSGWSAPLLYSILPRLTPQENLVKVNSIFSFSIQIAQAAAYSFTSVIVLLIGATSTLMINNILMIFGFVALHVSLRSIHTERVIEPSSSKGAALLEGWKLLFQNPALRTVTCMDLMETFAGTIWIGAITIAYVTTVLHKGEEWWGYINTSYYVGTLIGGLLAWKMSTYIQNNLIRSMAIGSLLFSLLTFLYGMTSSGFIALFLCVLMGPCYQIRDISQTTVLQSSVAPTLLSKMYTAHGALLSTASGLSMLSVGIITDMFGVRTIYIIASFLILCSACLSFSLLKYHKTDRKDISM, encoded by the coding sequence TTGCAAACTCGTTCATTAACTTACTATTTAGGATCGAAAATATGCATTACTCTCGCTGACATCGTATACGTAATGATTATTACAACTCATATGTATATCACAACTAAGTCAGCTACATTAACTGCTCTCTTTCCATTATTACAAGTTATTACAAATCTTATAGCAAATACATCTTCACCACTTATAATGAATCGTTTTCCGTCTTATTCATTACTGTTTACACTACAATGGTCAAAAACTGCTCTATTATTTTTATTAATGATATTATTCCCGGTCCTTTCCACAAACATTGTAGCACTATTCTTTTTCATTTTTTTCATTTCATTATGTAGTGGTTGGAGCGCTCCATTACTATACAGTATTCTCCCCCGCCTTACACCACAAGAAAATTTAGTAAAAGTAAATAGTATTTTTTCCTTTTCCATACAAATTGCGCAAGCCGCTGCTTATTCATTTACAAGTGTTATTGTTCTTCTTATCGGCGCTACTTCTACACTCATGATAAATAACATTTTGATGATTTTCGGATTTGTTGCACTACACGTTTCATTACGTTCCATACATACTGAACGAGTAATAGAGCCTTCTTCTTCAAAAGGCGCCGCTTTATTGGAAGGTTGGAAACTCTTATTTCAAAATCCTGCTCTCCGTACAGTTACATGTATGGACTTAATGGAAACATTCGCAGGGACAATATGGATCGGCGCTATTACGATAGCTTATGTAACAACTGTTCTTCATAAAGGAGAAGAATGGTGGGGATATATTAATACAAGTTATTATGTTGGGACGTTAATTGGCGGGCTATTAGCGTGGAAAATGAGTACATACATTCAAAACAATTTAATACGCTCCATGGCGATAGGCTCTCTTCTGTTTAGTCTTCTTACATTTTTATATGGTATGACGAGTAGTGGGTTTATTGCGCTTTTTCTATGTGTTCTAATGGGTCCATGTTATCAAATTAGAGATATTTCTCAAACGACAGTGCTGCAATCAAGTGTTGCCCCTACTTTATTGTCAAAAATGTATACAGCTCATGGTGCACTCCTCTCGACAGCTTCTGGTCTTTCTATGCTTAGCGTTGGCATTATTACTGATATGTTCGGTGTTCGTACAATTTATATCATCGCTTCTTTTCTTATTTTATGTTCTGCTTGTTTATCTTTTAGCCTATTAAAATATCATAAGACAGATCGAAAAGATATTTCAATGTAA